In Entomomonas moraniae, one DNA window encodes the following:
- the gmd gene encoding GDP-mannose 4,6-dehydratase, with product MVKKALITGITGQDGSYLAEFLLEKGYEVHGIKRRASSLNTQRVDHIYQDPHVENKQFILHYGDLTDTSNLTRIIQQVQPDEIYNLGAQSHVAVSFESPEYTADVDGLGTLRLLEAIRLLGLEKKTRFYQASTSELFGLVQETPQKETTPFYPRSPYAAAKLYAYWITVNYREAYGMYACNGILFNHESPRRGETFVTRKITRGLAYIAQGLDKCLYLGNMNALRDWGHAKDYVRMQWLMLQQDKPEDYVIATGIQYSVRDFVSWSAQALGITLKFEGEGIGEQGIVTAIDGENAAALSVGDVIVRVDPRYFRPTEVETLLGDPAKAKQKLGWIPEITVQDMCHEMVKEDLSIAKQHALLKQYGYKPPMSLED from the coding sequence ATGGTTAAAAAAGCACTGATTACAGGTATTACAGGTCAAGATGGATCTTATCTTGCTGAGTTTTTATTAGAAAAAGGCTATGAGGTACATGGTATTAAACGCCGTGCTTCATCATTAAACACGCAGCGTGTAGACCATATTTATCAAGACCCCCATGTGGAAAATAAACAATTTATCTTGCACTATGGTGATTTAACAGATACCTCTAATTTAACCCGCATTATTCAACAAGTACAACCTGATGAGATTTATAATTTAGGTGCACAATCTCATGTGGCCGTGAGCTTTGAGTCTCCAGAATACACCGCTGATGTGGATGGCTTGGGTACACTACGCTTATTAGAGGCCATTCGGTTATTAGGACTAGAGAAAAAAACACGTTTTTATCAAGCCTCTACGTCAGAGTTATTTGGTTTAGTTCAAGAAACGCCACAAAAAGAAACTACGCCTTTTTATCCACGTTCACCCTATGCGGCTGCAAAACTATATGCCTATTGGATCACCGTAAATTATCGCGAAGCTTATGGTATGTATGCGTGCAATGGTATTTTATTCAATCATGAGTCTCCACGCCGCGGTGAAACTTTCGTCACCCGTAAAATTACCCGAGGTTTAGCTTATATTGCGCAAGGGTTAGATAAGTGCTTGTATCTTGGGAATATGAATGCATTGCGGGACTGGGGACATGCCAAAGATTATGTCCGCATGCAATGGTTAATGCTACAGCAAGACAAACCAGAAGATTATGTGATTGCCACAGGTATACAATATTCTGTGCGTGATTTTGTCAGTTGGTCTGCTCAAGCGCTAGGTATTACGTTAAAATTTGAAGGCGAAGGAATTGGAGAGCAGGGCATAGTCACAGCTATTGACGGAGAGAATGCAGCTGCGTTGAGTGTGGGGGACGTAATTGTTCGTGTTGACCCACGTTATTTCCGCCCAACCGAAGTGGAAACGCTGTTAGGCGATCCTGCCAAGGCTAAACAAAAACTGGGTTGGATACCAGAAATTACTGTTCAGGACATGTGTCATGAAATGGTTAAAGAGGATTTATCCATTGCAAAACAACATGCCCTATTAAAACAATATGGCTATAAGCCACCGATGAGTTTAGAGGATTAA